In Erwinia pyrifoliae DSM 12163, the genomic window AAACAAAAGCGACAGATGTCATCAGAATTGTACCAAGCGATCGCAGCTGAGCGCAGCCTCAGCCAGCGCGCCCAATCCGGTAAACTGAAAACCCCTGGCAAGATTAGCCGCTGCCAGCCCCAGATTCGCCGCCTCCTGCTCATCGCTCACGCCGCGACGTAACGCCGCAGCAACGCATATATTGAGCGCCACACCGTGCTGCTGATGCAATTGCTGCCAGTTTCGGGTCAGGTCGACCTCATCACTGGCGGGAGCATTCAGCTCACTGGCATTGAGTACGCCCTCACGATAAAAGAAGACGCTTTCCAGAGTATACCCTTGTGCCAGCAGTTCACGGGCAAACAGCCAGGCGCTGCTGGCATGCTGCGTACCAAAGGCGGGGCCGGTCACCATCAGGCAAAAACGCATTACTTATACTGCCCATGAAAGTCATCATTTTTAAACTGGCGGATATAGAGATACACCGTGTGTTTAGAAATATTGAGACGGTCAGCAACCTGATTGATCGCATCTTTGATATCAAAAATGCCTTTCTCGTAAAGATTAAGAACAATTTGGCGATTCTTGGCGTTGTTAGACACGTTACGATCCGCGCTCACTTCTTCAATGGTAAATTCCAGCGTTTGCATCACCAGGTCTTCTACCGAGGAAGC contains:
- the tusD gene encoding sulfurtransferase complex subunit TusD; translated protein: MRFCLMVTGPAFGTQHASSAWLFARELLAQGYTLESVFFYREGVLNASELNAPASDEVDLTRNWQQLHQQHGVALNICVAAALRRGVSDEQEAANLGLAAANLARGFQFTGLGALAEAALSCDRLVQF